The following DNA comes from Candidatus Woesearchaeota archaeon.
AAAAGTCCAAAAAACAGCAAGTAGGTAGGAGGAAAAAATTTAAAAACTGTTTCAAGGTCAGACAATTTTAAACCTGACATTTCAAAAAATAATCCAACTATTATGGCAATTATAAAAGTACCGAAGAAATAAACAGAAATTTCTCTAAAAAAATCAATGAACCAGTTAAAACCATCACTCCAATTATCAGTTTCTCTTTTCTTCATGAATATTGCTAGAAAAAATAAGCCTATTGTTAGACTTAAAAAGAATAACCCTTTAAAGCCGATAGAAAATGAAAGAATAAAGGTTATGAGAGCAAAGAATAGAATCCAGTTACGTAAAGTAGCAGAGTCTTTTTTCATACGAAGATAATTTTGAATTAAAGGTATATAAATCTTCCGACAGATTTTTTTGGGCTCGTAGATGTTGCGTTTAGATAAGACGAGGTGACTTGAATTGAACATAACAACTATTTCCTACACAATTTCAATAATTTCTCCCACTCTTCATCAACATTCTTCTGGATCTTTTCAAGAATTTCCTTGTTTTCTTGCTTAAATAAATGCGCAAATCTTCCTTGCGTCTTTAAGTAGTCTGAGACTGGGATCGGTTTTGCAGGATCGTAATTCAGCTTGTAAACTCCGTTCTCAACTTCGTACAAAGGCCAGAACCTGCTCTCAGCTGCAAGCTTTGCAATCTCTATTGCCATGTTTCCGGGGAATTTCCATCCAAGAGTGCAGGGCTGCAGAACATTCAGAAATGCCGGGCCGTCTGCATTAAACGCTTTCTCTGCTTTTGTATAGAGATCATTCCAATGCGCAACAGTTGTCTGCGCAACATAAGGGATATTATGGGCAGCCATGATCTTCGCAATGTCTTTTTTAAACTGCTCTTTGCCATGATGAATTTTTCCATCTGGCGAGGTTGTTGTCGCTGCTCCAAACGGAGTTCCGGAGCTTCTCTGAACGCCGGTGTTCATGTAAGCTTCGTTGTCATAAAGCACATAAACAAATTTATGGCCTCGCTCAGCTGCTCCTGATAAGCTTTGCAGGCCAATATCATAAGTTCCGCCGTCGCCGCCGAATGCAACAAACTTGATGTCTTTCTTTACTTTTCCTTTTCTTTTCAAGACATTATATGCTGTTTCAACTCCTGAAATTGTTGCAGCTGCGTTTTCAAATAATGAATGGATCCAGGGAACTTTCCATGCAGTATGAGGATAAACTGTTGATGTGACCTCCATACAGCCTGTTGCGCACGATGCAACAACATTGCCTGTGGCTTTCAATACAGTGTTGATTATCTGGGGGAATCCGCAGCCAGCGCATGCCCTATGGCCCGGTACAAACCTGTTCTCTTTCAAGGATAATTCTTTAAGGTTCATTTTCTTAATCCTGCATATTTTTCCTGTTTTTTATTTGCCAATAAAGTATCAAAAATGCCTTCAATGTCTTTCTTGAAAATCTCCCTTCCACCCAGGCCAAATACAATGCCTGAAACATCCGGCTTTTTGTCTAATACGAACAATGAATTTAAAATTTCAGAATAAAGCGGTGCATTCGCGCCATAAGACTCTGCCCTGTCCAGAACAGCAATCTTTTCTGCATTCTTTAATGCTTCATTTACCTCGCCATATGGAAATGGCCTGAACAATCTTATTTTTAACAATCCAACTTTCTTTCCCTTGCTCCTTAATTCATCAACAACATCTTTCACAATGCCTGCAGTTGAGTTCAGCACAACAATAACAGCTTTTGCATCCTTTGATTTATATTCCTCAAAATAGCCATATTCCCTGCCTGTTATTTTTGAGATTTCACTGCCTATTTTCAGGAATTCCTTTTTTGCGCCCTGCATAGCATCATCGAGCTGGCTTTTTGTTTCAAAATTATAATTCTGGAGCTGTATTGCGCCATAAGTTATTGGGCGATCAACATCGAGCAACGAATACTTTGGCTCGTAATTGCCTGCAAATTTTTTAACAATGTTGTCATCTAAAATCTCAACATTTGCAACACAGTGCGAAGTTATAAATCCGTCCTGGCAGACCATGACCGGCAATAAGACATTTTTTGATTCTGCTAATTTGATTGCGATTAGATTGTGATCGTAAACTTCCTGCGCATCCTCGCTGTAGAGCTGGATCCATCCTGTATCTCTGCATGCCATTGAATCAGAATGGTCGCAGTGTATGTTTAACGGAGATGACAGCGCCCTGTTGACAACATTCATGACAATCGGCAGCCTCAAGCCTGAAGCGACATTGAGGACTTCAAACATCAATGCGATTCCCTGCGAAGATGATGCTGTCATTACCCTTGCGCCTGCTGCGCTTGCTCCAACAGCAATGCTCATTGCGCTGTGCTCTGACTCTGCATCAACTGTTTCCCCTGAAACTTTTCCGTCTGCATAAAACTGGGCAAATGTTTCAATAATGAAAGTCTGCGGGGTTATCGGGTAAGACGGAATTACATCAGGATCGATCTGCCGCATTGCCTCTGCTGCTGCTTCATCCCCTGTTAATGCAAGTGTTTTTTTATTGGGCATTTTATTTTTTAAATTCTCCTTCCGGCTTCATTGTAATTGCTTTTACAGGGCACACTTGGCTGCATACTCCACATCCCTTGCAGTACCTGAAATCCGTGCCTAGGCGCTTTGCTCCTGTTTTTTTATCTTTAACAACAATTATGCACATATCAGGGCAGTGCTGCGCGCAGATCATATCCTGGTTGCATTTAGATGCATCATAAACAGGCCTTTCTGCCCTCCATGATCCGGTTTCTTCTTTTAAGGTTGAGCCTGGCTCTAAAACTATGCCGCCAATCGGCATTTCCTTGCTCGACATTAGCTTAGTTTTTTGCTTCATTAAAACCTCTTGCTACAGCATTTATGTTCGCATTAGTTTTTTCTTCTCCTAATTTTTTCAAAAAATAATCCTTTATTTTTTTGTTTATGTTTTCAAGGCTTACAATGCTTGTTGCCTTGATCAACGCCCCCAACAACGGCGTATTCGGCTTATTTGCTTTTATCGCTTCAAAAGCAATCTTTGTTGCATCCAATGTGAATATTTTTCCTTTGAATTCTGTTAAATTTTTTATTTCTGCAGGATTTTTATTTGTGTTTACAATCAAAATGCCATTTTCCTTTAAGCCTTCGGCAACATCAATCTGCTCGATAAAGTAAGGGTCTATAACCATTACAACATCCGGGTTGAGCACAGGCGAATAATCCCTGATC
Coding sequences within:
- a CDS encoding CPBP family intramembrane metalloprotease, which produces MKKDSATLRNWILFFALITFILSFSIGFKGLFFLSLTIGLFFLAIFMKKRETDNWSDGFNWFIDFFREISVYFFGTFIIAIIVGLFFEMSGLKLSDLETVFKFFPPTYLLFFGLLAGPLEELVFRWGILNWTKKIISKWTEHAEVISLVFSSLLFGLSHLYFGSGPAIYTILYLIPTFIIGLIFGKIYLRKGLITVMWLHSLYNMFVIFLNYALIHGWRF
- a CDS encoding pyruvate ferredoxin oxidoreductase (catalyzes the formation of acetyl-CoA from pyruvate and coenzyme A), whose amino-acid sequence is MNLKELSLKENRFVPGHRACAGCGFPQIINTVLKATGNVVASCATGCMEVTSTVYPHTAWKVPWIHSLFENAAATISGVETAYNVLKRKGKVKKDIKFVAFGGDGGTYDIGLQSLSGAAERGHKFVYVLYDNEAYMNTGVQRSSGTPFGAATTTSPDGKIHHGKEQFKKDIAKIMAAHNIPYVAQTTVAHWNDLYTKAEKAFNADGPAFLNVLQPCTLGWKFPGNMAIEIAKLAAESRFWPLYEVENGVYKLNYDPAKPIPVSDYLKTQGRFAHLFKQENKEILEKIQKNVDEEWEKLLKLCRK
- the porA gene encoding pyruvate ferredoxin oxidoreductase, translating into MPNKKTLALTGDEAAAEAMRQIDPDVIPSYPITPQTFIIETFAQFYADGKVSGETVDAESEHSAMSIAVGASAAGARVMTASSSQGIALMFEVLNVASGLRLPIVMNVVNRALSSPLNIHCDHSDSMACRDTGWIQLYSEDAQEVYDHNLIAIKLAESKNVLLPVMVCQDGFITSHCVANVEILDDNIVKKFAGNYEPKYSLLDVDRPITYGAIQLQNYNFETKSQLDDAMQGAKKEFLKIGSEISKITGREYGYFEEYKSKDAKAVIVVLNSTAGIVKDVVDELRSKGKKVGLLKIRLFRPFPYGEVNEALKNAEKIAVLDRAESYGANAPLYSEILNSLFVLDKKPDVSGIVFGLGGREIFKKDIEGIFDTLLANKKQEKYAGLRK
- a CDS encoding 4Fe-4S binding protein, whose amino-acid sequence is MKQKTKLMSSKEMPIGGIVLEPGSTLKEETGSWRAERPVYDASKCNQDMICAQHCPDMCIIVVKDKKTGAKRLGTDFRYCKGCGVCSQVCPVKAITMKPEGEFKK
- a CDS encoding 2-oxoacid:acceptor oxidoreductase family protein yields the protein MIEIRIHARAGQGAKSAAQFIAEAAMEKGKFVQAFPEYGAERMGAPMKSYVRISDKKIRDYSPVLNPDVVMVIDPYFIEQIDVAEGLKENGILIVNTNKNPAEIKNLTEFKGKIFTLDATKIAFEAIKANKPNTPLLGALIKATSIVSLENINKKIKDYFLKKLGEEKTNANINAVARGFNEAKN